The Streptomyces sp. NBC_01255 genome window below encodes:
- a CDS encoding glycoside hydrolase family 6 protein: MRRRIRALVAALSALPLALVVAPSAHAADPTTMTSGFYTDPDSSARKWVAANPGDGRAPAINTSLANTPMARWFGAWSGTIGTAAGAYVGAADSHDKLPVLVAYNIYLRDSCGGHSGGGASSASAYATWIAQFAGGIANRPAVVVLEPDSLADYGCLNQTQIRERQGMISGALAEFNRQAPNTWVYLDAGNPGWVSAATMAQRLHEAGLRQAHGFSLNISNYYTTAQNTAYGNAVNSELAARYGYTKPFVVDTSRNGNGSNGEWCNAAGRRIGTPTRLGGGAEMLLWIKAPGESDGNCGVGTGSTAGQFLPEAAYKMIYGY, from the coding sequence ATGCGCCGCAGAATCCGCGCCCTCGTCGCAGCCCTCTCCGCACTGCCGTTGGCGCTCGTCGTCGCCCCGTCCGCCCACGCTGCGGATCCCACCACCATGACCAGCGGGTTCTACACGGACCCTGACTCCAGCGCGAGGAAGTGGGTCGCCGCCAACCCCGGCGACGGCCGGGCCCCCGCGATCAACACTTCCCTCGCCAACACGCCCATGGCCCGCTGGTTCGGCGCCTGGAGCGGCACGATCGGCACCGCGGCGGGCGCGTACGTCGGCGCAGCGGACTCCCACGACAAGCTGCCCGTCCTGGTCGCGTACAACATCTACCTCCGCGACTCGTGCGGCGGGCACTCCGGAGGCGGAGCCTCGTCGGCCTCCGCCTACGCGACCTGGATCGCGCAGTTCGCCGGCGGAATCGCCAACCGCCCGGCCGTCGTCGTCCTCGAACCCGACTCCCTCGCGGACTACGGCTGCCTGAACCAGACCCAGATCCGCGAACGCCAGGGCATGATCAGCGGCGCCCTCGCCGAGTTCAACCGCCAGGCCCCCAACACCTGGGTCTACCTCGACGCCGGCAACCCCGGCTGGGTGAGCGCGGCGACGATGGCCCAGCGCCTCCACGAAGCCGGGCTCCGACAGGCGCACGGCTTCTCCCTCAACATCTCGAACTACTACACCACCGCCCAGAACACCGCCTACGGCAACGCCGTCAACAGCGAACTGGCCGCCCGCTACGGCTACACCAAGCCGTTCGTCGTCGACACCAGCCGCAACGGCAACGGCTCCAACGGCGAGTGGTGCAACGCGGCCGGCCGCCGCATCGGCACGCCCACCCGGCTGGGCGGCGGCGCCGAGATGCTGCTGTGGATCAAGGCCCCGGGCGAGTCCGACGGCAACTGCGGCGTCGGAACCGGTTCCACGGCCGGCCAGTTCCTCCCGGAGGCCGCCTACAAGATGATCTACGGCTACTGA
- a CDS encoding LacI family DNA-binding transcriptional regulator, producing MAQGVPNRQSTLDEVAELAGVSRSVASRVLNNAPHVSRAKREAVERAVLQLGYVPNPTARALATRQTGAAALVVSGEDPSIFADPFFAQVIVGASAALEEAELHLMLCLAASDRGRRRVEQLLRSKGADGVMLMALREDDPLARMAEEAEIPVVFGGRPVGLDPRWYVDVDNLGGARAATEYLISLGRTRIVTICGRLDTEVGRARYRGYQDAMLAAGLEPYPPEAGDFTESSGAAAMAALSARHPELDGVFTASDNMGAGALRTLRDAGRRVPADVAVIGFDDLAVARISDPPLTTVHQPVEGLGREMARMLVALINGQAPTPLILPTRLVTRASA from the coding sequence ATGGCGCAAGGTGTGCCGAACCGGCAGTCGACACTCGACGAGGTGGCCGAACTGGCCGGCGTCTCGCGATCGGTGGCCTCGCGTGTGCTCAACAACGCCCCGCACGTCAGCCGCGCGAAACGCGAGGCCGTCGAGCGGGCGGTCCTTCAACTCGGATACGTGCCGAATCCGACCGCCCGGGCGCTGGCGACCCGTCAGACCGGTGCGGCCGCCCTGGTCGTCTCGGGAGAGGATCCGTCGATCTTCGCGGACCCGTTCTTCGCTCAGGTGATCGTGGGTGCCTCGGCCGCGCTGGAGGAGGCCGAACTGCACCTGATGCTGTGTCTGGCGGCCTCCGACCGGGGGCGCCGGCGCGTGGAGCAGCTTCTCCGGTCCAAGGGGGCCGACGGAGTGATGCTGATGGCGCTGCGCGAGGACGATCCGCTGGCCCGCATGGCGGAAGAGGCGGAGATTCCCGTGGTGTTCGGCGGGCGCCCGGTCGGTTTAGACCCGCGGTGGTATGTGGACGTGGACAACCTCGGAGGAGCGCGCGCGGCGACCGAGTACCTGATCTCGCTCGGCCGGACCAGGATCGTGACGATCTGCGGGCGGCTGGACACCGAGGTGGGGCGCGCCCGTTACCGCGGCTACCAGGACGCCATGCTGGCGGCCGGCCTCGAACCGTATCCGCCGGAAGCCGGTGACTTCACCGAGTCGAGCGGCGCGGCCGCCATGGCGGCGCTGTCGGCGCGGCACCCGGAGCTGGACGGAGTGTTCACCGCCAGCGACAACATGGGGGCCGGGGCGTTGCGCACACTGCGTGATGCCGGCCGCCGCGTCCCCGCCGACGTCGCCGTGATCGGCTTCGACGACCTGGCCGTGGCCAGGATCTCCGATCCGCCGCTGACCACGGTGCACCAGCCCGTAGAGGGTCTCGGTCGTGAGATGGCGCGCATGCTCGTCGCGCTCATCAACGGGCAGGCCCCCACCCCATTGATCCTCCCCACGCGTTTGGTCACCCGCGCCAGCGCCTGA
- a CDS encoding ABC transporter substrate-binding protein, translating to MSRSSVPRARIRSVVLASAAATLALALTGCSTSGDASASADGKITLTVGTFGTFGYKEAGLYDAYMKQHPEITIKENPTTAEGNYWTALQTRLSGGGLDDVQALEVGRIARATSEDLADAFADLSDAPGVEKKNYLPWKWDQATTADGRTIGLGTDVGPMAICYRQDLFKAAGLPSDPESVGKLWAGDWAKFVETGKRYQAKAPKGTSFMDSATGLFNAVVSSSTVQYYKDGKLAYKDSPSVKTGWDLAVKAVQGRTSQGLKMFDTPWQTAFSKSTFATTVCPSWQQANIQQFSGPSNKGKWNIAQPPAAGNWGGSFLAAPASGKHVDEAKKLVAWLTAPEQQAKVFQKVGNIPANQAAHDLPGVVDYKNAYIGPDAATGQIFSTAAKAIQPAETGPHAQDLTGAFSTGVQLMEQNGKSPEEAWNATVRQIDSTIQ from the coding sequence ATGTCCCGCTCGTCCGTGCCGCGCGCCCGTATCCGCTCCGTCGTACTCGCCTCCGCCGCGGCGACGCTGGCCCTCGCCCTCACCGGCTGCTCGACCTCCGGCGACGCTTCCGCCTCCGCCGACGGGAAGATCACCCTCACCGTCGGCACCTTCGGGACCTTCGGATACAAGGAGGCCGGCCTGTACGACGCGTACATGAAGCAGCACCCGGAGATCACCATCAAGGAGAACCCGACGACCGCCGAGGGCAACTACTGGACGGCCCTGCAGACCCGCCTGTCCGGCGGCGGACTCGACGACGTCCAGGCCCTGGAGGTCGGCCGCATAGCCCGCGCCACCTCCGAGGACCTCGCCGACGCCTTCGCCGACCTGTCCGACGCCCCCGGTGTCGAGAAGAAGAACTACCTGCCCTGGAAGTGGGACCAGGCCACCACTGCCGACGGCAGGACGATCGGCCTGGGCACCGACGTCGGCCCGATGGCCATCTGCTACCGCCAGGACCTGTTCAAGGCCGCGGGTCTGCCCTCCGACCCCGAGTCCGTCGGCAAGCTGTGGGCGGGCGACTGGGCGAAGTTCGTCGAGACGGGCAAGCGGTACCAGGCCAAGGCGCCCAAGGGCACCTCCTTCATGGACAGCGCCACCGGTCTGTTCAACGCCGTCGTCTCCAGCAGCACCGTCCAGTACTACAAGGACGGCAAGCTCGCCTACAAGGACTCGCCCAGCGTCAAGACCGGCTGGGACCTGGCCGTCAAGGCCGTCCAGGGCAGGACCAGCCAGGGTCTGAAGATGTTCGACACCCCCTGGCAGACCGCGTTCTCCAAGTCCACCTTCGCCACCACGGTCTGCCCCTCCTGGCAGCAGGCGAACATCCAGCAGTTCTCCGGCCCGTCCAACAAGGGCAAGTGGAACATCGCCCAGCCCCCGGCCGCCGGCAACTGGGGCGGTTCCTTCCTGGCCGCACCGGCCTCCGGCAAGCACGTCGACGAGGCCAAGAAGCTCGTCGCCTGGCTCACCGCGCCCGAGCAGCAGGCGAAGGTCTTCCAGAAGGTCGGCAACATCCCCGCCAACCAGGCTGCCCATGACCTGCCGGGCGTCGTCGACTACAAGAACGCCTACATCGGCCCCGACGCCGCCACCGGACAGATCTTCTCCACCGCCGCCAAGGCCATCCAGCCCGCCGAGACCGGCCCGCACGCGCAGGACCTGACCGGGGCGTTCAGCACCGGCGTCCAGCTGATGGAGCAGAACGGCAAGAGCCCGGAGGAGGCGTGGAACGCCACGGTGCGCCAGATCGACAGCACCATCCAGTAG
- a CDS encoding carbohydrate ABC transporter permease: MASTTAPSRNGPAGRQDTPPPHAHPSGPSVWRSRLHRWDTKGTPYALVAPFFLVFAAFGLFPLLYTGWLSFHRVSLYNVDRAEWVGLRNYTDLFTGQVSHYFWNALLNTFTLGVLSTVPQLLMALGLAHLLNYRLRARGFLRTALLAPYATSVAAATLVFALIFSPEGGMANWFLGLFGAGPVHWEAGRWSSQFAISVIVTWRWTGYNALIYLAAMQAVPRELYEAAALDGASRWQQFLHVTVPALKPTILFTVIVSTIGATQLFGEPYLFGGQSGHQGGTDHQYETLGILMYDQGFHSSMLGRASAVAWIMFGVLLLIGLVNALITRRLRASQ; this comes from the coding sequence GTGGCCTCCACGACCGCACCCAGCCGCAACGGCCCAGCAGGCCGGCAGGACACTCCACCGCCCCATGCCCACCCCTCCGGCCCCTCGGTCTGGCGCAGCCGCCTGCACCGCTGGGACACCAAGGGCACGCCGTACGCCCTCGTCGCACCCTTCTTCCTCGTCTTCGCCGCCTTCGGCCTCTTCCCGCTGCTCTACACGGGGTGGCTCTCCTTCCACCGGGTGAGCCTGTACAACGTCGACCGCGCCGAATGGGTCGGCCTGCGGAACTACACCGACCTGTTCACCGGTCAGGTCAGCCACTACTTCTGGAACGCGCTCCTCAACACCTTCACCCTCGGTGTCCTGTCCACCGTCCCGCAGCTGCTGATGGCACTGGGTCTCGCCCACCTGCTCAACTACCGGCTGCGCGCCCGCGGGTTCCTGCGCACGGCGCTCCTCGCCCCGTACGCGACCTCCGTCGCCGCCGCCACCCTCGTCTTCGCCCTGATCTTCAGCCCCGAGGGGGGCATGGCCAACTGGTTCCTCGGCCTGTTCGGCGCCGGGCCCGTGCACTGGGAGGCCGGTCGCTGGAGCTCGCAGTTCGCGATCTCCGTGATCGTCACCTGGCGCTGGACCGGCTACAACGCCCTGATCTACCTCGCCGCCATGCAGGCCGTGCCGCGCGAGCTGTACGAGGCCGCCGCCCTGGACGGCGCCAGCCGCTGGCAGCAGTTCCTGCACGTCACGGTCCCCGCCCTGAAGCCCACGATCCTCTTCACGGTGATCGTGTCGACCATCGGAGCGACCCAGCTCTTCGGCGAGCCCTATCTGTTCGGTGGTCAGAGCGGCCACCAGGGCGGCACCGACCACCAGTACGAGACCCTCGGAATCCTCATGTACGACCAGGGCTTCCACTCCAGCATGCTCGGGCGCGCCAGCGCGGTCGCCTGGATCATGTTCGGCGTGCTGCTGCTCATCGGGCTCGTCAACGCGCTGATCACCCGCCGCCTGCGCGCCTCCCAGTGA
- a CDS encoding carbohydrate ABC transporter permease: protein MTTTAPVSDRPHRTATRSSVRAGRAGGQHRAGPLAHIVLGLAALASLFPLYWTLVAASTDSHAVVSSPPPMLPGGNLFENLTYVWHNAGGRGMGVALLNSTLVAGAVTVTTVTFSVLAGFAFAKLRFRGKKVMLGLVLSTLAVPAQLSVVPLFILTKNLGLGNHLGALILPVLVTAFGVFFMRQFLSQALPTELLEAARVDGANSLRVIWHVVFPVARPAMAVLGMLTFVQSWNDFLWPIIVMNGSTNPTVQVALAGLGTGWSTDWSVITAGALMGTLPLLLVFALFGRHIVGGITQGAIKG from the coding sequence ATGACCACCACCGCCCCCGTGTCCGACCGTCCTCACCGGACGGCGACGCGATCGTCCGTCCGCGCCGGCAGGGCCGGCGGACAGCACCGGGCCGGGCCACTCGCCCACATCGTCCTCGGACTCGCTGCCCTGGCCTCGCTGTTCCCGCTGTACTGGACGCTGGTCGCCGCGTCCACCGACAGCCACGCGGTCGTCTCCAGCCCGCCCCCGATGCTGCCCGGCGGCAACCTCTTCGAGAACCTCACCTACGTCTGGCACAACGCCGGCGGGCGTGGCATGGGCGTCGCCCTGCTCAACTCCACGCTCGTCGCGGGCGCCGTCACCGTCACCACGGTGACCTTCTCCGTGCTCGCCGGCTTCGCCTTCGCCAAACTCCGGTTCCGGGGGAAGAAGGTGATGCTCGGCCTGGTCCTGTCCACCCTCGCCGTGCCCGCGCAGCTCAGCGTCGTACCCCTGTTCATCCTGACCAAGAACCTGGGACTGGGAAATCACCTCGGGGCGCTGATCCTGCCCGTCCTGGTCACCGCCTTCGGCGTCTTCTTCATGCGGCAGTTCCTCTCCCAGGCACTGCCCACCGAACTGCTGGAGGCCGCGCGCGTCGACGGCGCCAACTCGCTGCGCGTCATCTGGCACGTCGTCTTCCCCGTCGCCCGCCCGGCGATGGCGGTCCTGGGCATGCTGACCTTCGTCCAGTCCTGGAACGACTTCCTCTGGCCGATCATCGTCATGAACGGCTCCACCAACCCGACCGTGCAGGTCGCCCTCGCCGGACTGGGAACCGGCTGGTCGACCGACTGGTCCGTCATCACCGCCGGAGCGCTCATGGGCACCCTGCCGCTCCTCCTGGTCTTCGCCCTCTTCGGCCGGCACATCGTCGGCGGCATCACCCAGGGCGCCATCAAGGGCTGA
- a CDS encoding GH1 family beta-glucosidase — translation MPATPATAPASAAVDRLHFPPGFLWGAATAAYQIEGAVAEDGRTPSIWDTFSRTPGKVANGDTGDIACDHYHRYRTDVTLMSHLGLQAYRFSLSWPRIQPRGRGPANAAGLDFYSRLVDELLDAGVQPVATLYHWDLPQALEDEGGWTVRETAERFGEYAALAADALGDRVALWTTLNEPWCSAFLGYGSGVHAPGRTDPALALRAAHHLNLGHGRATAALRASLPAHARIAVSLNLHHVRPLTQEPADLDAARRIDAVANRVFTGPMLSGGYPADLLADTAHVVDWGTLVKPGDESAIGAPIDLLGINYYTPAVVSAPMPGAAAVNHAHGESDHSPWPGSEDVNFHLPPGDTTDMGWTIDPTGLYDLLMATSRAHPGLPLAITENGAAFPDIPSADGQIQDHDRIDYLHRHLKAVHQAIADGADVRGYFLWSLLDNFEWAYGYEKRFGAVHVDYTTQLRTPKRSARWYARAIAANAIPGL, via the coding sequence ATGCCCGCAACCCCCGCCACCGCCCCCGCCTCCGCGGCCGTCGACCGCCTCCACTTCCCGCCCGGCTTCCTGTGGGGCGCGGCCACCGCCGCCTACCAGATCGAGGGCGCCGTCGCCGAGGACGGCCGCACGCCGTCCATCTGGGACACCTTCTCCCGCACCCCCGGGAAGGTCGCCAACGGCGACACCGGCGACATCGCCTGCGACCACTACCACCGCTACCGCACGGACGTCACCCTGATGTCCCACCTCGGTCTTCAGGCGTACCGCTTCTCCCTGTCCTGGCCCCGCATCCAGCCCCGCGGGCGGGGCCCCGCCAACGCCGCCGGCCTCGACTTCTACAGCCGGCTCGTCGACGAACTCCTCGACGCCGGCGTCCAGCCCGTCGCCACCCTGTACCACTGGGACCTTCCCCAGGCGCTGGAGGACGAAGGGGGCTGGACGGTACGCGAGACCGCCGAGCGCTTCGGCGAGTACGCGGCGCTGGCCGCCGACGCACTGGGCGACCGGGTCGCCCTGTGGACCACGCTCAACGAGCCCTGGTGCTCGGCCTTCCTCGGCTACGGCTCCGGCGTCCACGCCCCGGGCCGCACCGACCCCGCCCTAGCCCTGCGCGCGGCCCACCACCTCAACCTCGGACACGGCCGCGCCACCGCGGCCCTGCGCGCGTCCCTGCCCGCCCACGCCCGGATCGCGGTCTCCCTCAACCTGCACCACGTCCGGCCGCTTACCCAGGAACCGGCCGACCTCGACGCGGCCCGCCGCATCGACGCCGTCGCCAACCGAGTCTTCACCGGCCCGATGCTCTCCGGCGGATATCCGGCCGACCTCCTCGCCGACACCGCCCACGTCGTCGACTGGGGCACCCTCGTCAAGCCCGGCGACGAGTCCGCCATAGGCGCCCCCATTGACCTCCTGGGCATCAACTACTACACGCCCGCCGTCGTCTCCGCCCCGATGCCCGGAGCGGCTGCGGTCAACCACGCCCACGGCGAGAGCGACCATTCCCCGTGGCCCGGCTCCGAGGACGTCAACTTCCACCTCCCGCCCGGCGACACCACCGACATGGGCTGGACCATCGATCCCACCGGGCTCTACGACCTCCTCATGGCCACGTCCCGCGCCCACCCCGGCCTCCCCCTCGCGATCACCGAGAACGGCGCCGCCTTCCCCGACATCCCTTCGGCGGACGGCCAGATCCAGGACCACGACCGGATCGACTACCTCCACCGGCACCTCAAGGCCGTTCACCAGGCCATCGCCGACGGTGCCGACGTACGCGGCTACTTCCTCTGGTCGCTGCTCGACAACTTCGAGTGGGCGTACGGGTACGAGAAGCGCTTCGGCGCCGTCCACGTCGACTACACCACCCAGCTGCGCACCCCGAAGCGCAGCGCCCGCTGGTACGCCAGGGCCATCGCCGCGAACGCGATCCCGGGTCTTTGA
- a CDS encoding zinc-dependent alcohol dehydrogenase has translation MQHVPRQAGPGEAQVRVHAVGISRSDRDVYLGRRPVPYVRYPVTPGHEWSGTVTAVGEGAPASLLGRKVVGEGLRNCETCAPCRDGDTNLCTVGYEETGFTLPGAMAPTLVLPARLLHTLAPDADLTAAAFLEPAARAAAAVLKARPLPGSRVAVIGSGALGLLAAQLLCAFSPSELTVVGTSPDRADLSRRFGATAYRTWDRASGLADFDVVIDAAGATSSARAATSLLRPGGRLVLTGIPVQGAEGLDPTEVVARQLSIGTAFGASSGAWSYAVGAFSAERLTPLELVTHQLGIDEFERAMELTGSGDPRVGRILLRP, from the coding sequence GTGCAGCACGTGCCTCGTCAGGCGGGGCCCGGCGAAGCCCAGGTGCGCGTGCATGCCGTCGGGATCAGCCGCAGCGACCGCGACGTCTACCTGGGTCGCCGCCCCGTTCCGTACGTGCGCTATCCGGTCACCCCTGGCCACGAGTGGTCCGGCACCGTCACCGCCGTGGGAGAGGGCGCGCCGGCTTCCCTGCTCGGCCGCAAGGTCGTGGGCGAAGGGCTGCGGAACTGCGAGACCTGCGCGCCCTGCCGCGACGGCGACACCAACCTGTGCACCGTCGGCTACGAGGAGACGGGGTTCACCCTTCCCGGCGCCATGGCCCCCACCCTCGTCCTCCCAGCTCGTCTGCTGCACACGCTCGCGCCGGACGCCGATCTCACCGCCGCCGCGTTCCTCGAGCCGGCCGCCCGCGCGGCCGCCGCTGTCCTGAAGGCGCGCCCGCTGCCCGGTTCACGGGTGGCCGTCATCGGCTCCGGCGCCCTCGGCCTGCTCGCCGCACAGCTCCTCTGCGCCTTCTCCCCGAGCGAGCTGACGGTCGTCGGTACGAGCCCCGACCGAGCCGATCTCTCCCGTCGCTTCGGAGCCACCGCCTACCGGACGTGGGACCGCGCCTCCGGTCTCGCGGACTTCGACGTGGTGATCGACGCCGCGGGCGCGACGTCGAGCGCGCGCGCCGCGACGTCCTTGTTGCGGCCGGGAGGACGTCTGGTTCTCACGGGCATCCCGGTCCAGGGAGCGGAAGGACTCGATCCCACCGAGGTGGTCGCACGGCAGCTGTCGATCGGCACCGCCTTCGGAGCCTCCTCCGGCGCCTGGTCCTACGCCGTAGGCGCCTTCTCCGCGGAACGGCTGACGCCGCTCGAACTCGTCACGCACCAGCTGGGCATCGACGAGTTCGAGCGGGCCATGGAACTCACGGGCAGCGGCGATCCCCGCGTCGGGAGAATCCTGCTCCGTCCTTGA
- a CDS encoding ABC transporter substrate-binding protein, whose product MAHRALRVITAAVLAAGVLTACTTEPAPTGTTGGTGKGSSDGKLVLGFAQVGAESGWRTANTKSVREAAEKVGITLKFSDAQQKQENQIKAIRTFIQQKVDVIAFSPVVESGWDTVLKEAKSAGIPVILTDRAVDSQDTSLYRTFLGSDFVKEGQEAGKWLVKEYEGTSEPVNVVELQGTTGSAPANDRKAGFAEVIKGEPKFKVVASQTGDFTRAKGKEVMQAFLKSHKDIDVLYAHNDDMALGAIQAIEEAGRKPGTDIKVISVDGIKDAFVAMQEKKINVVVECNPLLGDQLMELAEKVAAGESVPIRVEVKEGVFTQDQAAAALPGRQY is encoded by the coding sequence ATGGCCCACAGAGCCCTCCGTGTCATCACCGCCGCCGTTCTGGCCGCTGGTGTGCTGACCGCCTGCACCACCGAGCCCGCGCCCACCGGTACCACCGGCGGCACCGGCAAGGGCTCCTCCGACGGCAAGCTGGTGCTCGGGTTCGCCCAGGTGGGAGCCGAGAGCGGCTGGCGCACCGCCAACACCAAGTCCGTACGCGAGGCGGCCGAGAAGGTCGGCATCACGCTGAAGTTCTCCGACGCGCAGCAGAAGCAGGAGAACCAGATCAAGGCGATCCGCACGTTCATCCAGCAGAAGGTGGACGTCATCGCCTTCTCCCCGGTGGTGGAGTCCGGCTGGGACACCGTCCTCAAGGAGGCCAAGAGCGCCGGCATCCCGGTGATCCTCACCGACCGTGCGGTCGACTCGCAGGACACCTCCCTCTACCGGACCTTCCTCGGCTCCGACTTCGTCAAGGAGGGGCAGGAGGCCGGCAAGTGGCTCGTGAAGGAGTACGAGGGGACCTCCGAACCGGTCAACGTCGTCGAGCTCCAGGGCACCACCGGCTCCGCACCCGCCAACGACCGCAAGGCCGGCTTCGCCGAAGTCATCAAGGGAGAGCCCAAGTTCAAGGTCGTCGCGTCCCAGACCGGGGACTTCACCCGCGCCAAGGGCAAGGAGGTCATGCAGGCCTTCCTCAAGTCCCACAAGGACATCGACGTCCTGTACGCCCACAACGACGACATGGCCCTGGGCGCCATCCAGGCCATCGAGGAGGCGGGCAGGAAGCCGGGCACCGACATCAAGGTGATCTCCGTCGACGGAATCAAGGACGCCTTCGTCGCCATGCAGGAGAAGAAGATCAACGTGGTGGTCGAGTGCAACCCGCTCCTCGGCGACCAGCTGATGGAACTCGCCGAGAAGGTCGCGGCGGGGGAGAGCGTCCCGATACGGGTCGAGGTCAAGGAGGGCGTCTTCACCCAGGACCAGGCCGCGGCCGCCCTGCCCGGCCGCCAGTACTGA